In Flavobacterium sp. CS20, a single window of DNA contains:
- a CDS encoding tetratricopeptide repeat protein, with the protein MKTTIFSLLLMCFVITTYAQKKEIRKAEDAVEDKAFDEAKSLLKQVENTYKEENEKWQSTYLLTKGKAYLANGIGSPFEDLKTATEAFQQAIELGKDVEEAQKGLDDVRATLVNSAVEDQEKQKDLIVADKLYKAYELGKQDTLYLYYAASSAVNGRDYDRALKYYKQLLDLNFDGSQVLYQATNVETGVVETFGNKTLRDASVKSGSHKDPKDINSPSKTGEIAKNISLIYIEQNKPEKAIEAMKRAKQENPDDVALMQAEADLYYNLGNIKKYNEIMSSIAEKNPNDPIVFYNLGVSAEKLEDFDKAKKMYQKAIELDPEMANAYNNIASIILAKDREITEEMNKLGMSPAETKKYDELKAEKIKVLKTAVPYLKKTIELDSTNINAMKYLKSIYYQTQENDKAEEIDKLIKEAESKQE; encoded by the coding sequence ATGAAAACAACAATTTTTTCACTATTATTAATGTGCTTTGTCATAACAACTTATGCACAAAAAAAAGAAATCAGAAAAGCTGAAGATGCTGTAGAAGACAAAGCATTTGACGAAGCTAAATCTTTGCTAAAACAAGTAGAAAACACTTATAAAGAAGAAAATGAAAAATGGCAATCAACCTATTTGCTCACTAAAGGTAAAGCCTATCTCGCCAATGGTATAGGATCTCCTTTTGAAGACCTGAAAACAGCGACTGAAGCTTTTCAACAAGCCATTGAGTTGGGAAAAGATGTTGAAGAAGCCCAAAAAGGATTAGATGACGTTAGAGCGACCTTGGTCAACAGTGCTGTAGAAGACCAAGAAAAACAAAAAGACCTTATAGTCGCCGATAAGCTTTACAAAGCTTATGAATTAGGAAAACAAGACACATTATATCTTTACTACGCCGCATCTAGTGCAGTGAATGGTAGAGATTATGACAGAGCCTTAAAATATTATAAACAACTTTTAGACCTCAACTTTGATGGTTCTCAAGTCCTTTACCAAGCAACGAATGTTGAGACAGGAGTGGTTGAAACTTTTGGCAATAAAACTCTTAGAGATGCATCTGTGAAGTCTGGCTCTCACAAAGATCCAAAAGATATTAATTCACCTTCAAAAACAGGCGAAATTGCTAAAAATATATCATTGATTTATATTGAACAAAACAAGCCCGAAAAAGCAATTGAAGCCATGAAACGCGCAAAACAAGAAAATCCAGACGATGTTGCTTTAATGCAAGCAGAAGCTGATTTGTATTACAATTTGGGCAATATCAAAAAGTATAACGAAATCATGTCTTCAATTGCAGAAAAAAATCCTAACGACCCAATTGTGTTTTATAATCTTGGAGTCAGTGCTGAAAAATTAGAAGATTTTGATAAAGCCAAAAAAATGTATCAAAAAGCCATTGAATTAGACCCTGAAATGGCCAATGCCTATAACAATATTGCCAGTATTATCTTGGCAAAAGATAGAGAAATCACTGAAGAAATGAATAAGTTAGGTATGTCGCCTGCTGAAACCAAAAAATACGATGAGCTAAAAGCAGAAAAAATCAAAGTCCTTAAAACAGCTGTTCCTTATCTAAAGAAAACCATTGAGTTAGACTCAACAAACATCAATGCTATGAAATACTTGAAGAGTATTTACTATCAAACTCAAGAAAATGATAAAGCTGAAGAAATTGATAAGTTGATTAAAGAAGCAGAAAGTAAACAAGAATAG
- the hpf gene encoding ribosome hibernation-promoting factor, HPF/YfiA family, whose product MDINFNYIHVSASERLEEFTSKRLNKLKDRYSWIVRAEVYFKKENTSSPESGMICEIEISAPGQNIFTSSNEKNFEVAISKSIDELKRQLQKKKEKMTTH is encoded by the coding sequence ATGGATATTAATTTTAATTATATACATGTATCAGCAAGTGAACGTCTTGAAGAATTTACCTCAAAACGCCTAAACAAATTAAAGGACAGATACAGTTGGATTGTTAGAGCTGAAGTCTATTTCAAAAAAGAAAACACTTCTAGTCCTGAAAGTGGAATGATATGTGAAATAGAAATCAGTGCACCTGGGCAAAATATTTTTACCTCTTCAAATGAAAAAAACTTTGAAGTCGCAATCAGTAAAAGTATAGATGAACTTAAGCGTCAACTTCAGAAGAAGAAAGAAAAAATGACTACGCATTAA